A part of Terriglobus roseus genomic DNA contains:
- a CDS encoding fimbrial assembly protein: protein MRVSINLATRPYVELDRLLKQLRIAIAALAVLALALGVWLYFQSAKARQQQKELNALRTQEQKLLVERNTNEARLRQPGNASTLSRNQFLNTLFQRKSFSWTAVLMDLEDVLPEGVQVSSIEPVLTSSGEVTIRMRVLGQRENTVQLVRNLEKSHRFIAPRLAGEAQQTAQRNASTMGANGLPQPAAVVTGVNGLPAISGVEFEIVSGYNPLQPRVREKSAEKSEDKGDETAEVKTKPEVKKP from the coding sequence GTGCGCGTCTCGATTAATCTCGCAACCCGGCCTTATGTAGAGCTGGATCGGCTGCTGAAGCAGCTTCGCATTGCCATTGCTGCGCTGGCCGTACTGGCGCTTGCTTTGGGCGTTTGGCTGTATTTTCAGTCGGCAAAGGCGCGGCAGCAGCAGAAAGAATTGAATGCGCTGCGGACGCAGGAGCAGAAGCTGTTGGTCGAGCGCAACACGAATGAGGCTCGTCTCCGGCAGCCGGGGAATGCCTCCACGCTGAGTCGCAATCAGTTTCTGAATACGCTATTTCAGCGCAAGAGTTTCTCGTGGACTGCGGTGTTGATGGATCTGGAGGACGTGCTGCCGGAAGGCGTGCAGGTGTCTTCCATTGAGCCGGTCCTGACGTCGTCGGGTGAGGTCACGATCCGCATGCGTGTCCTGGGTCAGCGTGAGAACACGGTGCAACTGGTGCGCAACCTGGAGAAGTCGCATCGCTTTATCGCACCGCGTCTGGCAGGTGAAGCACAGCAGACCGCACAACGGAATGCGTCGACGATGGGCGCAAATGGATTGCCGCAGCCTGCTGCGGTTGTGACCGGAGTGAATGGCCTGCCTGCAATCTCCGGTGTGGAGTTTGAGATTGTGTCCGGCTATAACCCGCTGCAGCCGCGCGTTCGTGAAAAGAGCGCAGAGAAGTCTGAAGATAAGGGTGACGAGACGGCAGAAGTGAAGACCAAGCCGGAGGTGAAGAAGCCATGA
- a CDS encoding VOC family protein — protein MRLGLRILVSLLTVGVVVAQAQQRPKIMGIAHVAYASHDIEASRAFYRDWLGLEEVNTWMNEGKLAFTFFKINDRQFVELTPEKEAGTDRFGDVSFETNDAEAMRRYLAAKGVAVPKEVTQGRIGNVAFKITDPAGHQVEFVQYMPQGKTVQDFGKHLGPDRISTHMTHTGLIVTDLEPEYRFYTQVLGFTETWRGSSDGKVLSWINLKMPDSTDYVEFMLYKEAPEPTKRGGAHHICLVVPSVPEAVAKLKTRPYTATYKHPLEDDHVGKNRKRQSNLFDPDGTRTELMEPTTIDGTVTPPSTAPWPPK, from the coding sequence ATGCGGCTTGGGTTGCGAATTCTTGTTTCTCTTCTAACGGTTGGAGTTGTAGTTGCGCAGGCGCAGCAACGGCCAAAGATCATGGGCATTGCGCATGTGGCGTATGCCTCGCATGACATCGAGGCTTCGCGGGCGTTTTATCGCGACTGGCTTGGGCTTGAAGAGGTGAATACGTGGATGAACGAAGGCAAGCTCGCGTTCACATTCTTCAAGATCAATGATCGCCAGTTTGTGGAACTGACTCCTGAAAAGGAAGCCGGCACCGATCGCTTTGGCGATGTTTCGTTTGAGACGAATGATGCGGAAGCGATGCGTCGTTATCTTGCGGCGAAGGGTGTGGCAGTGCCCAAGGAAGTGACGCAGGGACGCATTGGCAACGTGGCGTTCAAGATCACTGATCCTGCGGGGCATCAGGTGGAGTTTGTGCAGTACATGCCGCAGGGCAAGACGGTGCAGGACTTCGGCAAGCATCTTGGGCCGGATCGTATTTCGACGCATATGACGCATACCGGACTTATCGTGACGGACCTTGAACCTGAATATCGCTTTTATACGCAGGTGCTCGGGTTTACGGAGACGTGGCGTGGATCGTCGGACGGCAAGGTGCTTTCATGGATCAACCTGAAGATGCCGGACAGCACGGATTATGTGGAATTCATGCTGTACAAGGAAGCGCCTGAACCTACAAAGCGCGGAGGTGCGCATCACATCTGCCTGGTGGTGCCAAGTGTGCCCGAGGCGGTGGCGAAGCTGAAGACGAGGCCCTATACGGCGACGTACAAGCATCCGCTGGAAGATGATCACGTGGGTAAGAATCGCAAGCGGCAGTCGAACCTGTTTGATCCTGATGGGACGCGGACGGAACTGATGGAGCCGACGACGATTGACGGGACAGTCACGCCGCCTTCGACGGCACCCTGGCCGCCCAAGTGA
- a CDS encoding GspE/PulE family protein — MASPLAIPIANPELNETERAQLMARRYHCEFVDLRDFKIQHELVKSVPVELMFRYNFIPLEQLQDRLVIAVSDPSRLMVLDEISGLLGQRLLTRVATLSQITDLLKKTEQSQRVLEEATEGLTFDVLSAEDNPDENISIERLTSEDDISPIIRLVDTTIFSALERRASDIHLETYDDSLLVKYRIDGVLQQAMAPIAREHHQTILSRIKVMSELDIAERRVPQDGRFRVRYKGRLIDFRVSIMPTVHGENAVLRVLDKESMSEKFKKLSLDVVGFGAHDLERFRRYIKEPYGMVLVTGPTGSGKTTTLYAALNEIKSEEDKIITIEDPVEYQIRGITQIPVNEKKGLTFARGLRSILRHDPDKILVGEIRDAETAQIAINSALTGHLVFTTVHANNVVDVLGRFLNMGVEPYNFVSALNCILAQRLVRQICDFCATHRTYSDEELLENGLNPEEWRGFQFREGSGCIECGGTGYRGRSAIHELLELDDEVREMLLEKKPGSEIRRKAAAKGMHFLRDSALERVRAGVTTLHEINKVTFIESGR, encoded by the coding sequence ATGGCATCGCCTCTAGCAATCCCCATTGCGAATCCGGAACTGAACGAGACAGAGCGCGCGCAGTTGATGGCGCGGCGCTATCACTGCGAGTTCGTTGATCTGCGCGACTTCAAGATTCAGCATGAACTGGTGAAGTCGGTACCGGTGGAACTGATGTTCCGCTACAACTTCATTCCACTGGAACAGTTGCAGGATCGACTCGTTATCGCTGTCAGTGATCCTTCGCGCCTGATGGTGCTGGATGAGATTTCTGGACTGCTTGGTCAGCGGTTGCTGACGCGCGTCGCTACGCTGTCGCAGATTACCGATCTGCTGAAGAAGACGGAGCAGTCGCAGCGCGTTCTGGAAGAGGCTACGGAAGGCCTTACGTTTGACGTTCTGTCTGCGGAAGATAATCCAGACGAGAACATTTCCATTGAACGACTGACTAGTGAAGACGATATCTCACCGATCATTCGACTGGTGGATACGACGATCTTCTCCGCGCTGGAACGGCGTGCATCGGATATCCATCTTGAAACATACGACGATTCACTGCTGGTGAAGTACCGCATTGACGGCGTGTTGCAGCAAGCGATGGCGCCCATTGCGCGTGAACATCATCAGACGATTCTTTCGCGTATCAAGGTTATGAGCGAGCTCGATATCGCAGAGCGCCGTGTGCCGCAGGACGGTCGTTTCCGTGTGCGTTACAAGGGACGCCTGATCGATTTCCGTGTTTCGATTATGCCCACGGTGCATGGCGAAAATGCTGTGCTGCGTGTGCTGGATAAAGAGTCGATGAGCGAGAAGTTCAAGAAGCTCTCGCTGGATGTTGTCGGCTTTGGCGCGCATGATCTGGAGCGTTTCCGTCGTTACATCAAAGAGCCTTACGGCATGGTGCTCGTCACTGGGCCGACGGGTTCTGGTAAGACGACAACGTTGTACGCTGCGTTGAACGAGATCAAGAGTGAAGAAGACAAGATCATCACGATTGAAGATCCTGTCGAATACCAAATTCGCGGTATCACGCAGATTCCGGTGAATGAGAAGAAGGGCCTGACGTTTGCGCGTGGTCTGCGTTCGATTCTGCGTCATGACCCGGACAAGATTCTGGTGGGTGAGATTCGTGATGCTGAGACCGCGCAGATCGCTATCAACTCTGCTCTGACGGGCCATCTTGTGTTCACGACGGTTCACGCGAACAACGTTGTCGACGTGCTGGGTCGATTCCTGAACATGGGCGTTGAGCCTTACAACTTTGTCTCGGCACTGAACTGTATCTTGGCGCAGCGACTGGTGCGACAGATTTGCGATTTTTGCGCGACGCATCGCACGTACAGCGACGAAGAGCTATTGGAGAACGGTCTGAATCCTGAGGAGTGGCGCGGGTTTCAGTTCCGCGAAGGCTCCGGTTGCATTGAGTGCGGCGGCACGGGATATCGCGGACGTTCGGCGATTCATGAGTTGCTGGAACTGGACGATGAAGTGCGCGAGATGCTGCTGGAGAAGAAGCCCGGTAGCGAGATTCGTCGCAAGGCTGCGGCGAAGGGCATGCACTTCCTGCGCGATTCCGCACTGGAACGCGTGCGCGCCGGTGTGACCACGCTGCATGAGATCAATAAGGTGACGTTCATCGAAAGCGGCCGCTAG
- a CDS encoding type II secretion system F family protein has protein sequence MTEFVVKLADERGRVQEQTHPAASAEELRARFLQAGYLVYSVKPKNVLAGGSTQKKVKLQPFLVFNQQFVTLIKAGLPIPGSLELLARRQRDENFKAQLVDVAARIKTGESLSGAFDAQGGFPLIFTTTLLAGERSGNLAEVLQRYVDFQRVSLTVTKKLKSALVYPSLLIAMVLGVFVFLITFVVPRFAQLYEQLNAPLPKITMMLLALGNGAQAYGLYVLPVLLIAGYAGYRWTKTDSGANAVDRFRLMLPVMGNIWLKYQVGLFARTLSTLLTGGLPLVPSLETAARSISSRQVSNAVFASVTQVREGQGLSRSLESTNVFPELAIEMIEVGESTGALPAMLNSVGGFFEEDVDTSMAALLSLIEPLLMIVMGVVVAGILLSLYLPILQLGAGGINGSPTGQ, from the coding sequence ATGACGGAATTTGTAGTTAAACTCGCCGACGAACGCGGTCGCGTACAGGAGCAGACGCATCCTGCCGCCAGCGCGGAAGAGTTGCGTGCCCGCTTTTTGCAGGCCGGTTATCTTGTCTATTCCGTAAAGCCGAAGAATGTCCTTGCCGGTGGATCGACACAGAAAAAGGTGAAGCTGCAACCGTTTCTGGTGTTCAACCAGCAGTTTGTGACGCTGATCAAAGCGGGCTTGCCCATTCCGGGATCGCTGGAACTGTTGGCGCGTCGGCAGCGCGATGAGAATTTCAAGGCGCAGTTGGTGGATGTTGCTGCGCGCATCAAGACGGGCGAGTCGCTTTCCGGTGCGTTCGATGCGCAGGGTGGGTTTCCGCTGATCTTTACGACCACACTGCTTGCCGGTGAACGTTCCGGCAACCTTGCCGAAGTGCTGCAGCGGTATGTGGACTTTCAGCGCGTGTCGCTGACGGTGACCAAGAAGTTGAAGAGTGCGCTGGTGTATCCGTCGCTGCTGATTGCGATGGTGCTGGGCGTGTTTGTATTTCTGATCACGTTTGTTGTGCCGCGCTTTGCGCAGCTGTATGAGCAGTTGAATGCGCCACTGCCAAAGATCACCATGATGCTGCTGGCTCTGGGAAATGGTGCGCAAGCGTATGGACTATACGTGTTGCCGGTGCTGCTTATCGCCGGGTACGCCGGTTATCGCTGGACGAAGACGGATTCGGGCGCGAACGCTGTGGACCGCTTCCGGTTGATGCTGCCTGTTATGGGCAACATCTGGTTGAAGTACCAGGTAGGGCTGTTTGCCCGCACGCTGTCCACGTTGCTGACTGGCGGTCTGCCGCTGGTGCCCTCGCTTGAAACTGCAGCCCGATCCATCTCGTCGCGGCAGGTTTCGAATGCGGTGTTTGCTTCTGTCACGCAGGTGCGTGAAGGCCAGGGCCTGAGCCGGTCGTTGGAATCAACCAATGTGTTTCCAGAGCTTGCGATTGAGATGATTGAAGTGGGCGAATCAACGGGTGCTCTGCCGGCGATGCTGAACTCCGTGGGCGGATTCTTCGAGGAAGACGTGGACACATCGATGGCGGCCCTGCTGAGTTTGATTGAACCGCTGTTGATGATCGTGATGGGCGTGGTGGTCGCAGGCATCCTGTTGTCGCTTTACCTGCCAATCCTGCAGCTGGGCGCGGGTGGAATTAACGGCAGCCCAACTGGGCAATGA
- a CDS encoding HesB/IscA family protein: MATAAPTPEVVTGPAPTTQPVALTPSAIAKVKEIMATQDPLPAGLRIGVVGGGCSGFQYSMSFENQQGMMDKVVRFEDLKVFVDATSAMYLNGCTVDYVETLEAAGFKFENPQVKSTCGCGSSFSV, translated from the coding sequence ATGGCAACTGCCGCTCCCACACCCGAAGTAGTCACCGGCCCGGCCCCGACGACCCAGCCCGTTGCGCTGACGCCCTCTGCCATCGCCAAGGTGAAGGAGATTATGGCCACCCAGGATCCGCTTCCGGCTGGTCTGCGCATTGGTGTGGTCGGTGGCGGATGCTCCGGCTTCCAGTACTCCATGAGCTTTGAGAACCAGCAGGGCATGATGGACAAGGTTGTCCGTTTTGAAGACCTGAAGGTTTTCGTGGACGCGACCAGCGCCATGTACCTGAACGGCTGCACCGTGGATTACGTGGAGACGCTTGAGGCTGCTGGCTTTAAGTTCGAGAACCCCCAGGTGAAGAGCACCTGCGGTTGCGGATCATCGTTCTCGGTTTAA